A DNA window from Naumovozyma dairenensis CBS 421 chromosome 10, complete genome contains the following coding sequences:
- the ATG13 gene encoding serine/threonine protein kinase regulatory subunit ATG13 (similar to Saccharomyces cerevisiae ATG13 (YPR185W); ancestral locus Anc_7.542) — protein MVSTPSDQETTQLIKSFFVKGSLLICSEDIHNQQISNNDNNTKFNDDWFNSADVSPTPLPSIINQWYTPENDKTLPPLIIETYLDLRQLPHSYSIKLKDNDANLWNVTKGNRKTEIVLERWLLELDDTSPTFKSYKASEEEVSDSAKQLVLLLRYLYTLLQLLPVHDLRDNLSKQVNATKSLVGVKTRIVDGSKPILSKGRIGLSKPIITSYSNVINESNIPIHLQQKKITPVWTKFGLLRVSVSYRKDCHFIVQDSQEKILNKETFDINAKRSLSLSPRTKTHLGISPDSNLSSLSQRKRTFSGSKPIIQPFKVGSLSNATSRNPSHSSVLLRRTSISPAAAAGPHYIQQQQQQQQQQQALPLPLPTSHFEGTSVDSTSKYSSSFGKIRRHSSLKKSLENSILKRDESSPAIGTSDNSQKNLNSSDDLLEFVKLLEEKPKLNVYKIKNKMIKNEDISNSLIRFQNLKPNNDLLTEDLSASVSMDPERRRISGTHSQSRLNSQSNSPNPSLTFQGLYNKINNNINKGSSPSHLFIRSNSNVFNSRASSYERKQQQQQQQQQPTATILPPIYGEESMVGDLRSSSLPPNEQIMTIQDNDDNDVEKFMIEGNNNNNNNTKYYKSFLPPRSIDSIPELYSSNRMSFGKQQQNNYSQPTIDKNSVQAIMHKPNIRSTEILSTHTNKKIEDLLEEEDDGDNINHDSSTPNNITNNNRNHSNNNNNDSTSNSKDDGQEEDDDLLFFMSDMNLAGS, from the coding sequence ATGGTCTCTACTCCATCTGACCAAGAAACAACACAATTAATCAAATCTTTTTTTGTCAAGGGTAGCCTGCTGATTTGTTCAGAAGATATACATAACCAACAGATATCAAACAATGATAACAATACGAAATTCAATGACGACTGGTTTAACTCTGCTGATGTGTCACCAACTCCTTTGCCATCTATAATTAACCAATGGTATACACCGGAAAATGACAAGACTTTGCCACCATTGATTATTGAAACTTATTTGGACCTTCGTCAATTGCCTCATTCATACTCtattaaattgaaagataatgatgCTAATTTGTGGAATGTCACTAAAGGTAATAGAAAAACTGAAATAGTCTTAGAACGTTGGTTATTAGAACTAGATGATACTTCTCCAACATTTAAATCATACAAGGcatcagaagaagaagtttcGGATAGTGCTAAACAATTAGTTTTATTACTACGatatttatatactttATTACAATTGCTACCAGTACATGATCTACGAGATAATCTTTCGAAACAAGTAAATGCAACGAAGTCACTGGTTGGCGTCAAGACTAGAATTGTAGACGGTTCCAAACCAATTTTATCAAAGGGTCGTATTGGGTTAAGCAAACCTATTATTACTTCATATTCTAACGTCATTAACGAAtcaaatattccaataCATCtacaacaaaagaaaataactCCCGTATGGACTAAATTTGGTTTATTACGTGTTTCAGTATCATATAGGAAAGATTGTCATTTCATTGTTCAAGATTCACAGgagaaaatattgaataaagaaaCTTTTGATATAAATGCAAAGAgatctttatctttatcacCACGTACTAAGACCCATTTAGGAATATCACCCGATAGTAATTTATCATCACTTTCTCAAAGAAAGAGAACATTCTCTGGATCAAAACCAATTATACAACCATTTAAAGTAGGATCATTGAGTAATGCAACAAGTAGGAACCCTTCCCATTCTTCTGTTTTACTTCGTCGTACAAGTATAAGCcctgctgctgctgctggCCCACATTATatacaacaacagcaacagcagcagcagcagcagcaagCTTTGCCTCTACCTTTACCAACATCACATTTCGAAGGAACAAGTGTTGACAGCacttcaaaatattcatcttcCTTTGGTAAAATACGTAGACATTCAAGTCTGAAAAAATCATTGGAAAATAGCATTTTGAAACGAGATGAATCTTCACCAGCCATTGGGACTAGTGACAATTCTCAAAAAAACTTAAACTCATCagatgatttattagaatttGTCAAATTACTTGAAGAAAAACCTAAATTGAATGtttataaaattaaaaacaaaatgattaaaaatgaagatatttctaattcattaataagatttcaaaatttaaaacCAAATAATGATCTATTAACTGAAGATTTATCTGCCAGTGTATCAATGGATCCAGAAAGAAGACGTATATCTGGCACCCATTCACAATCTAGGCTGAATTCACAATCGAATTCACCAAACCCCTCATTGACATTCCAAGGATTGTACAACAagatcaataataatatcaacaaaGGTTCATCTCCAAGCCATCTCTTTATTAGAAGCAATTCTAATGTATTTAATAGTAGAGCGAGCTCATATGAGCGgaagcaacaacaacagcagcagcaacaacaacctACTGCAACAATTTTACCACCAATATATGGGGAAGAAAGTATGGTTGGAGATTTAcgatcatcatcattaccaCCGAATGAACAAATTATGACTATACAAGATAacgatgataatgatgttgaaaaattcatgATAGAAgggaataataataataataataatactaaatACTATAAATCATTCTTACCACCAAGATCTATCGATAGCATACCAGAATTATATTCTAGCAATAGAATGTCATTTGggaaacaacaacaaaataattacTCTCAACCTACCATTGATAAAAACTCTGTTCAAGCTATTATGCATAAACCAAATATTCGCTCAACGGAAATTCTCTCCACTCAtactaataaaaaaatagaagacctgttagaagaagaagatgatggcGATAACATTAATCATGACAGTAGTACtcctaataatattacaaataataatcgtaatcatagtaataataataataatgatagcACAAGTAATAGTAAGGATGATGGGcaggaagaagatgatgatttgttatttttcatGAGTGACATGAACTTAGCTGGCAGCTAG
- the GDB1 gene encoding bifunctional 4-alpha-glucanotransferase/amylo-alpha-1,6-glucosidase (similar to Saccharomyces cerevisiae GDB1 (YPR184W); ancestral locus Anc_7.541) codes for MSLKRSVLLRLSDTGEPITSCSYGQGVLTLPSLPLPDDAKEGTPFYTVKLFISAGSPISRNGLIWTNCPPEHTIPFQRDKFYKKVLNASFHQDDSVDLDIYRPGSYCFYLSFRNEKEQLETTRKFYFMVLPNLKINGQFLQLNSIAMQSVVSKWMGKDWDKIFAKIADKKYNMIHFTPLQIRGESNSPYSLCDHLKFDPDFFQSPDDVKKMVQHLQKDYGMLSLTDIVFNHTANNSPWLLDHPEAGYNYITAPHLIPAIELDAKLLEFSQNLSNRGYPTDLKNIDDLFKIMDGIKVHVLGSIKLWEYYVVDIESTLEGIKRVWNETSKWNENESSLQDLEDNLIKMGQFTRDNAVLENFGTLAEKGSNKIDVEKFSSILKSLYGDELNDTIITKAHKILDQVNLPLYKEYDDDNSEILEQLFNRIKYLRIDENGPKQGPITDKQPLTEPYFTRFTGTDGNKYALANNGWIWNGNPLVDFASSKSKAYLRREVIVWGDCVKLRYGSGPQDSQYLWDRMGKYIEMNADIFDGFRIDNCHSTPLHVGEYFLDLARRVNPNLYVVAELFSGSETMDCLFVERLGISSLIREAMQAWSEEELSRLVHKHGGRPIGSYKFVPMDDFPYPADIQLDEEYCAVNPEDNALRCVSEIMIPKILTATPPHALFMDCTHDNQTPYQKRTVEDTLPNAALVALCSSAIGSVYGYDEIYPYLLELVTESRTYDTESCDGIGKIRAMLNEIRDDIGMKSKDIEDSEMHVHHEGQYITFHRTDAKSGSGYYLIARTKFYDGGEQKLPPVILSDSICKLKLAYTLEKTGDVQESKTLIKGIPTNLRELKGFNVSYDEKTRNSTILLPDDFPQGSIAIFETQQNGVDMWLDHFIRSGAIRATTNLNLESLNAILYRAEPEEMDASAGRRGAYDIPNYGKLVYCGLQGWVSVLRKIMFNNDLAHPLSANLRGGHWALDYVIDRLDLYNDEAGIEDVQRWLRSRLDRVKKLPNYLVPSYFCLIIGVLYGCCRLRAMQLMSGNIGKSTEFVQSLAMTSIQMVSKMESTSLLPHENIPAMAAGLPHFSTEYMRCWGRDVFISLRGLLLTTGRFEQAKAHILAFAKTLKHGLIPNLLDAGRNPRYNARDAAWFFVQSVQDYVSIVPGGESILKEKVTRRFPKDDTYIKYNDPIAFSYSSTIEEIVYEILSRHAAGIKYREANAGPNLDRVMTDKGFDVEVHVDWSNGLIFGGSQYNCGTWMDKMGESAKAKSVGIPGTPRDGAAIEINGLLKSCLRFVIDMNKKNNFQYSEVTKSDGTKISFVEWDKLLQDNFEKCYWIPKDAADDKLFDVDVNIVNRRGIYKDLYRSGKPYEDYQLRPNFAIAMTVAPELFTPGFAISAIELADKYLRGPVGMRTLDPSDYNYRPYYINSEDSEDFATSKGRNYHQGPEWVWCYGYFLRAFHYFYFNTSRRCQNEPKSKPSSYLYQQLYNRLQGHRDWLAQSPWAGLTELTNKDGEICNDSSPTQAWSSGCLLDVFYDLWSAYE; via the coding sequence atgagtTTGAAAAGAAGTGTATTACTTAGATTATCGGATACAGGTGAACCAATTACGAGTTGTTCCTATGGTCAAGGTGTATTAACATTACCATCTTTGCCACTCCCAGATGATGCTAAAGAGGGAACACCATTCTATACAGTAAAATTGTTCATCTCTGCTGGTTCCCCCATCTCAAGAAATGGGTTAATTTGGACAAATTGTCCCCCAGAACATACCATCCCTTTCCAAAGGGATAAATTCTATAAAAAAGTCTTAAACGCAAGCTTCCATCAAGATGATAGTGTAGATCTAGATATCTATAGACCAGGTTCATATTGTTTCTATCTATCCTtcagaaatgaaaaagaacaattagAAACTACAAggaaattttatttcatgGTATTGCCcaatttaaagataaatGGTCAATTCTTgcaattaaattcaatcGCTATGCAAAGTGTCGTATCCAAATGGATGGGTAAAGATTGGGATAAAATCTTTGCCAAGATAGCTGataagaaatataatatgattCATTTCACTCCTTTACAAATCAGAGGTGAATCAAATTCTCCATATTCTTTATGTgatcatttgaaatttgatcCTGATTTTTTCCAATCTCCTGATGACGTCAAGAAAATGGTGCAGCATCTACAAAAGGATTATGGAATGTTATCACTGACTGATATCGTCTTTAACCATACTGCTAACAATTCTCCTTGGCTATTGGATCATCCAGAAGCTGGGTATAATTATATCACCGCTCCCCATTTGATCCCAGCTATTGAACTAGATGCCAAATTGTTGGAATTTAGCCAAAACCTATCCAATAGAGGTTATCCAACAGATCTGAAGAATATCGACGACTTGTTCAAAATTATGGATGGTATTAAAGTTCATGTTCTTGGTTCCATAAAATTATGGGAATATTATGTCGTTGATATTGAATCCACACTCGAAGGTATCAAAAGGGTTTGGAATGAAACTTCCAAATggaatgaaaatgaatcttCACTACAAGATTTAGAAGATAACTTGATTAAAATGGGCCAATTTACTCGCGATAACGCTGTTCTTGAAAATTTCGGAACCTTGGCCGAAAAAGgttcaaataaaattgatgtGGAAAAATTCTCAAGTATATTAAAATCCTTATATGgtgatgaattaaatgatacaATTATTACAAAGGCCCATAAGATATTAGATCAAGTTAACTTACCATTATACAaagaatatgatgatgataatagtGAAATCCTAGAACAATTGTTCAACCGTATCAAATATTTGAGAATTGATGAGAATGGTCCAAAACAAGGTCCTATTACTGATAAACAACCATTGACAGAACCTTATTTCACTCGTTTTACAGGTACAGATGGTAATAAATATGCATTAGCAAATAATGGCTGGATATGGAATGGTAACCCATTAGTCGATTTTGCCTCTTCCAAATCAAAAGCTTACTTGCGCAGAGAAGTAATTGTTTGGGGTGATTGTGTTAAATTAAGATATGGTTCAGGTCCACAAGATTCTCAGTATTTATGGGATAGAATGGGTAAATACATAGAAATGAATGCAGATATCTTCGATGGGTTCAGAATTGATAATTGTCATTCTACTCCCTTACACGTTGgtgaatattttttagaTCTTGCAAGAAGAGTCAATCCAAACTTATATGTCGTTGCCGAATTATTTTCGGGTTCAGAAACAATGGATTGTTTATTCGTTGAGAGATTAGgtatttcatctttaataaGAGAAGCTATGCAAGCATGGTCTGAGGAAGAACTTTCAAGATTAGTCCATAAACATGGTGGTAGACCAATTGGTTCATACAAATTCGTTCCTATGGATGATTTCCCATATCCAGCCGATATTCAGttagatgaagaatattgCGCTGTTAATCCAGAAGATAACGCTTTAAGATGTGTTTCTGAAATCATGATCCCCAAAATTTTAACCGCTACTCCTCCACATGCCTTATTCATGGACTGCACACATGATAATCAAACACCCTATCAGAAAAGGACAGTTGAAGACACTTTACCTAATGCTGCATTAGTAGCTTTATGTTCCTCTGCTATTGGTTCCGTTTATGGTTACGATGAAATTTATCCatatttattagaattagTTACTGAATCGAGAACCTATGATACAGAATCTTGTGATGGTATTGGCAAAATTAGAGCCATGCTAAATGAAATAAGAGATGATATTGGTATGAAAAGtaaagatattgaagatTCTGAAATGCATGTCCATCATGAGGGTCAATATATCACATTTCATAGAACAGATGCCAAGAGTGGTTCAggttattatttaattgcAAGAACTAAATTTTATGATGGGGGTGAACAAAAGTTACCACCTGTAATATTGAGTGATTCCATTTgtaaattaaaattagcTTATACTTTGGAAAAAACTGGTGATGTACAAGAATCGAAGACATTAATTAAAGGTATTCCAACTAATCTGAGGGAATTGAAAGGTTTTAACGTGTCTTACGATGAAAAGACAAGAAATTCTACAATTTTATTACCTGACGATTTCCCACAGGGTTCGATCGCAATTTTTGAAACTCAACAAAATGGTGTTGATATGTGGTTAGATCATTTCATTAGATCTGGTGCTATTAGAGCTACAACCAATTTGAACTTAGAATCGTTGAATGCAATCTTGTATCGCGCGGAACCTGAAGAAATGGATGCTAGTGCTGGTAGAAGAGGTGCTTATGATATTCCTAATTATGGTAAGTTAGTGTACTGTGGTTTGCAAGGTTGGGTATCCGTGCTAAGAAAAATCATGTTTAATAACGATTTAGCTCATCCATTAAGTGCCAATTTACGTGGGGGCCATTGGGCTTTAGACTATGTCATTGATAGATTAGACCtttataatgatgaagCAGGTATTGAAGATGTCCAAAGATGGTTACGTAGTAGATTAGATAGAGTAAAGAAATTACCAAATTATTTGGTTCCAAGTTATTTCTGCTTAATTATTGGTGTCTTATATGGTTGTTGTCGTTTACGTGCTATGCAATTAATGTCTGGAAATATTGGTAAATCCACTGAATTTGTTCAAAGTTTGGCGATGACTTCCATTCAAATGGTTTCCAAGATGGAATCTACATCTTTATTGCCACACGAAAATATTCCTGCTATGGCAGCTGGTCTTCCCCATTTCAGTACTGAATATATGAGATGTTGGGGTAGAGATGTTTTCATATCCTTAAGAGGGTTGTTATTAACTACTGGAAGATTTGAGCAAGCTAAAGCTCATATTCTTGCATTTGCTAAAACATTAAAGCATGGtttaattccaaatttattGGATGCTGGCAGGAATCCAAGGTATAATGCCAGAGATGCTGCTTGGTTCTTTGTTCAATCTGTTCAAGATTATGTTAGTATCGTTCCTGGAGGTGAATCGATCTTAAAGGAAAAGGTTACTAGGAGATTCCCCAAGGATGATAcctatattaaatataacGATCCTATTGCCTTCAGTTATTCGAGTaccattgaagaaattgtcTATGAGATTTTAAGTAGGCATGCAGCTGGCATCAAATATAGAGAAGCTAATGCTGGTCCAAATTTAGATAGAGTTATGACAGATAAAGGTTTTGATGTCGAGGTTCATGTTGATTGGTCTAATGGTTTAATCTTCGGTGGGTCACAATATAACTGTGGTACATGGATGGATAAGATGGGTGAAAGTGCTAAGGCAAAATCAGTTGGTATACCAGGAACACCAAGGGACGGTGCGGCAATAGAAATTAACGGATTATTAAAGAGTTGTTTAAGATTTGTCATTGAtatgaacaagaaaaacaatttcCAATATTCCGAAGTTACTAAATCAGATGGTACTAAGATTTCCTTTGTTGAATGGGATAAGTTGTTACAAGataactttgaaaaatgttacTGGATTCCAAAAGATGCAGctgatgataaattatttgatgtGGATGTTAACATTGTGAACAGGAGAGGTATTTACAAAGATTTGTATCGATCTGGTAAGCCATATGAAGACTATCAATTAAGACCTAATTTTGCCATTGCGATGACTGTTGCTCCAGAATTATTTACACCTGGTTTTGCCATTTCAGCTATAGAGTTGGcagataaatatttaagaGGACCAGTTGGTATGCGTACATTAGATCCAAGTGATTATAATTATCGTccatattatattaattcAGAAGATTCAGAAGATTTTGCTACATCTAAGGGTAGAAACTATCATCAAGGACCTGAATGGGTATGGTGCTACGGTTATTTCTTAAGAGCTTTCCATTACTTCTATTTCAATACATCAAGACGTTGTCAAAACGAGCCAAAGAGTAAACCATCATCCTACTTATACCAACAATTGTACAATAGATTGCAAGGTCATAGAGATTGGTTAGCACAAAGTCCATGGGCAGGGTTAACAGAGTTGACTAACAAAGACGGTGAAATTTGTAATGATTCCAGTCCAACACAAGCATGGAGTTCTGGATGTTTATTGGATGTCTTTTATGATCTATGGAGTGCCTATGAATAG
- the MED11 gene encoding Med11p (similar to Saccharomyces cerevisiae MED11 (YMR112C); ancestral locus Anc_2.436) has translation MPQPEYIQERLQQLESIDLTLCKMLQEASQVVFTFSELKRGNYQLKPQFQAHIQTFYSDLDSVNENLRNEIKHLDENIGTRLLPINNVNKKAIGLDDDKLLEQIELLKNVLNVDENIDIDVDMDASKE, from the coding sequence ATGCCACAACCAGAATATATCCAAGAAAGATTACAACAATTAGAATCTATTGATTTGACATTATGTAAGATGTTACAAGAGGCATCACAAGTGGTTTTCACATTTAGTGAATTGAAAAGAGGtaattatcaattaaaacCACAATTCCAAGCACATATACAAACTTTTTATTCTGATTTGGATAGtgttaatgaaaatttaagGAATGAGATTAAACATttagatgaaaatattggaaCTAGATTATTACCTATTAATAACGTAAATAAAAAGGCTATTGGATTAGATGACGATAAATTATTGGAACAAatagaattattgaagaatgttttgaatgttgatgaaaatatagaTATAGATGTGGATATGGATGCTAGTAAAGAGTAA
- the DPM1 gene encoding dolichyl-phosphate beta-D-mannosyltransferase (similar to Saccharomyces cerevisiae DPM1 (YPR183W); ancestral locus Anc_7.540) has protein sequence MAIVNSVIVPAYKEKLNIKPLTTRLFAALGNDASKSTELIFVDDNSQDGSVEEVETLQKQGYNVKIIVRTEERGLSSAVMRGFHDAEGDYLLCMDADLQHPPESVPAMFDNLKTHPFVLGTRYAPGVGIDKDWPLYRRVISSTARLMARPLTTASDPMSGFFGLQKKYLLDPAAKDINPEGFKIALDLLAKLPLPANEPIGEVPFSFGVRTEGESKLSGKVIVQYLLQLKELYVFKFGANNLIIFLVFWIILALYFLAKLFSLIF, from the coding sequence atgGCCATCGTTAATTCGGTTATTGTTCCAGCTTataaggaaaaattaaacaTCAAACCTTTAACCACCAGGTTATTCGCAGCCTTAGGCAATGATGCCTCCAAGAGTACTGAATTGATCTTTGTCGATGACAACTCTCAAGATGGATCCGTTGAAGAAGTCGAAACTCTACAGAAACAAGGTTACAACGTCAAAATAATTGTCAGAACAGAAGAACGTGGTCTATCATCTGCTGTCATGAGAGGGTTCCATGACGCTGAAGGTGATTATTTACTTTGTATGGATGCTGATTTACAACATCCTCCTGAGAGTGTCCCTGCCATGTTcgataatttgaaaactcATCCATTCGTTCTTGGTACAAGATACGCTCCAGGTGTAGGTATCGATAAAGATTGGCCATTATACCGTAGAGTTATCTCTTCTACTGCTAGATTGATGGCTAGACCTTTGACTACTGCTTCTGATCCTATGAGTGGGTTCTTTGGGttacaaaagaaatatttgttGGATCCTGCCGCAAAGGATATTAATCCTGAAGGTTTTAAGATTGCTTTGGATTTATTGGCTAAATTACCATTACCAGCTAATGAACCAATTGGTGAAGTCCCATTTTCGTTTGGTGTTAGAACCGAGGGTGAGTCTAAATTGTCTGGTAAAGTTATCGTTCAATATTTGttacaattgaaagaattgtatgttttcaaattcgGTGCTAACAATTTAATCATTTTCTTAGTCTTTTGGATTATTTTGGCTTTGTATTTTTTGGccaaattattttctttgatcTTTTAA
- the NDAI0J00210 gene encoding uncharacterized protein has product MKNNYNYQEKMNSNTSQGLVLREKAAKNMVLRIYTQLKRKIPFCKKPVKYWILDEPNSFKVCPYELGFIFKYDVVRHYLKSNTPFYSSVSNTEYKPRFPFHRKRSKMYDPQYFLKNGISYNCYMLVGPDMGNRTIYFSTAISEDGMLELNISLSLYKIPTSNSDIFANLNIHNGDWERCNDMPRLADLLNENEVGFLPPSDFAPVPCQVLFYHFQESDAIIYRDLFVVYRNRAIKRGYMPNFPSILEVFLDPPYEIFIMNVDDNGNILQDKKEEYNEVYHDCDVTWAERHCYQKYFVCKVNQMIEGSSRYFTLSYLQDHLERNPVFHRKGKTGYKITTPFPEFT; this is encoded by the coding sequence atgaaaaataactACAACTATCAGGAAAAAATGAACTCAAATACTTCTCAGGGGTTGGTGTTACGTGAAAAGGCAGCTAAGAATATGGTGCTACGCATATATACCCAGTTGAAACGGAAGATACCATTTTGCAAAAAACCAGTCAAGTACTGGATTCTTGATGAGCCTAACTCCTTTAAAGTTTGTCCTTACGAGCTAGGTTTCATATTTAAATACGATGTTGTTCGACACTATTTGAAGTCAAATACTCCGTTTTACAGTAGTGTTTCCAATACAGAATATAAACCACGATTCCCATTTCACAGAAAAAGGTCAAAAATGTATGATCCCCAATACTTCCTCAAGAATGGAATTTCTTACAACTGCTACATGCTGGTAGGGCCTGACATGGGCAACAGAACGATTTATTTCTCTACTGCTATTAGTGAAGATGGAATGCTGGAGTTGAACATATCACTATCCCTCTATAAAATTCCTACCAGTAATTCGGACATCTTCGCCAATTTAAATATACATAATGGAGATTGGGAACGGTGTAATGATATGCCGCGTTTGGCAGATCTGTTAAACGAGAATGAGGTAGGATTTTTACCACCTTCTGATTTTGCTCCTGTACCTTGCCAAGTTCTCTTTTATCATTTCCAAGAATCAGACGCCATTATATATCGTGATCTGTTTGTTGTCTACAGAAATAGAGCAATTAAGCGTGGATATATGCCTAATTTTCCCTCGATATTGGAGGTTTTTCTTGATCCACcatatgaaatatttatcatgAATGTTGATGACAATGGTAACATTCTACAAGATAAGAAGGAAGAATATAACGAAGTTTATCATGACTGTGATGTTACGTGGGCAGAGAGACATTgttatcaaaaatattttgtcTGTAAGGTTAATCAGATGATAGAGGGATCCAGTCGTTATTTCACTTTGTCCTATTTACAAGATCATTTGGAAAGGAACCCTGTGTTTCATAGAAAGGGTAAGACTGGGTATAAAATTACCACACCATTTCCCGAGTTTACATAA